The Tolypothrix sp. PCC 7712 region TTCTGATTTTTCGTCTTCACTCGCTGATATAATTCCTCCATCGTTTCAATAAAAGAATTATCCTTGTGCCAAAAAGCCGGAAAATCTCCTTGCTTCTTCACTAAAATTGCTGATACCCCGCTTTGACTACCTACTTCAATTGTTTGTGGTAATCGCTTCGTTCCTAACCAAAATTCTCTCACGCTTGGTTGTTGTGCAATAGTTTGCTTTTCTAATTTTGTATACAGCGAAGTGGATAATTCTAAGGGAATTTCCTTCGTATTCAATTCTTCCGATAGCGCTTTACCTAAATTTGACTCAGCCAGCTTTGCTTGTAGTTCTGTTTTGGATAATCCCCGCAATTCAAATAAAAGAAATGGGTTTTCATCTAACTGCGAAGCAACTAAATAATATACACCAGCGATATGCTTGCAGGGATTAGCGTAATCTGGACAAGAACATTTAGTTTTAAAATCTTTGCTGCTGTGGGGTAATAAATGTAATCCCAAGTCAGCAAAAGTATTTTCTATATTTTCTGGGACTTCGTTAATTAGCAACCGCGAAACAATACTCGCTTTTGAGGAAAGCTTTTGAATCGCTTCACTCCAGCGATTTTTAGCAATTGGTGTAATTTCAATTGATATATTATAAGTTGGTTCTTTGTAAACTCCAAAGTAAGGATTTATTGAGCCTTTAACTTTAGCTGTAATTTTATTTTTCTCTACTTCAAAATTTAAAACTTTACCTCCACGCGCATAGGAACGTCCGCGTTGCAATCGTCCTTCATCGGTGAATTGCTCTAATGCTTGAATAAAGCGATCGCCCCACCAAGTTCTGCTAAATTTAGCCATGAGGTTTACTCCAAAATTGCGCTTTTATTTAAGGAGATAAGTTGTTTAAAGGCTTCGTTATCTAGTTCTGTGAGCCAAGATTCATCACTCCCGACAACAGCAGCCGAGAGTTTTTTCTTATCTTCAATCATTTGGTTAATTTTCTCTTCAAGAGTGCCAATGGCGACAAATTTATGCACAAAAACATTCTTTTTTTGACCAATTCTAAAGGCTCTATCTGTTGCTTGATTCTCAACTGCTGGGTTCCACCATCTATCAAAATGGAATACATGATTAGCTTTGGTGAGTGTAATCCCGACACCACCGGCTTTGAGGGAAAGAATAAATACAGATGGTTCGGTATCGGGTTCTTGAAATTCGCTAATCATTTGTTCCCGACGTTTACGGTTTGTACCACCATGTAAGTAATAAGTATTGCAGCGTAAGTTGTGTTTGAGATGCTTTTCGATGTTTTCGCAAGCTTCCGTAAATTGGCTAAATATCAGTAAACTTTCGCCTTCGGAAATTGCTTCTTCTACCATTTCTGATAATCGGCTGAGTTTGTGCGATCGCTCTGGGGAAAATTCGCTGTTATCCTGTAAGAATTGGGCTGGATGATTGCAAATCTGTTTCAATTTCATTAAGGTCGAAAGGATTAATCCTTTGCGTTGGATTCCTTCAGCCTTTTGCAATTGTTCTTCAACATCTTTCACCACCACTTCGTAAAGTGAGGCTTGTTCTTTGGTTAAGTTGGTGTAGAGGATTTGTTCAACTTTATCGGGTAAATCATTGATAATTGATTGATCAGTTTTCACCCGACGTAAAATTAAAGGTTCGACTAATTTTTTCAGAGTAACTGATTTGACGCGATCATTATCCTTCTGAATGGGAATTTCAAATGATTTACGAAATTGTGCTTCTTTACCCAAGTAACCAGGATTGAGAAAATTAAAAATCGACCATAAATCAAGTAATCGGTTTTCTACCGGAGTTCCTGTCAAAGCGAGTCGATGTTTAGCGGAGAGTTTAAGAATTGCTTTAGTTTGCGCTGCTTTGGGATTTTTGATATTTTGCGCTTCATCTAAAACCAGACGTTGCCATTCCACACTGTTGAGTAGTTTCTCATCTTTGCGAGCCAGGGTAAAGGAAGTAATGACAACATCGTGCTGAAGACAAGCGGCTTTAAAGTCTGCGGAATTTTGCGTGCGATCGCCTCCATGATGCACCATACTTTTTAAATGTGGCGCAAATTTGGCAATTTCTTTTTGCCAATTTCCGACAACGGAAGTCGGCGCGATTAATAATGTGGGTAGTGGGGATGAGGGGGATGAGGGGGATGAGGGAGATGAGGGAGATGAGGAGGAAAATATTGCTTCGGTTTGCGTTATTTCATAAGCTGCTTTTTCTTGTACTAACCTAGCTATTACCTGCACGGATTTACCTAAACCCATATCGTCTGCAAGACAGCCATTTAATCCCAATCTTTCTAAATATTGCAACCAAGAAACACCACGCTTTTGATACTCGCGCAAATTCCCTTGCAAATTTAATTCTTCAGAAATTGGTTCTAGCTGACTTTTATCTTGCAGCTTCGCCATCATGTCCGATAAAACTTCATCATGTTCAATTTCCCATTCGTCCCCAGCTTCCGCGCTACGTTGCAGAAATTCCAGCAAATTCATCTGGGGTTGTTCATCACCATGAGATTGCCAAAATTCTAGCAACTGTTGCATTTTATCTCGGTCTAATTCCATCCATTGACCGCGAAAATGCACTAAAGGAGCTTTAGCATTAATTAATTGTTCCCATTCTTGGGGTGTGACAACTTGCTCACCAATTGCCAATTCATATTCATACTGTACTAGGGAATTTAAACCAAAATAGCTCTTGGTTTCACCTTTTGTTGGTGCTAATTTTTTACCGGAAGCTTTGAGGCGAATTTTGGCGCGACGGCGACCTGCGGGAGTATACCAAGCAGGTACAATTACTTTAAAACCAGCATCTTCTAACACCCAAGCACTTTCTTGAAGGAAAGCAAACGCTTCTTCTAAAGTGAGTTGCATTCCCGTAGGTTGATCGGTTTCCAATCCCTGCCATAATTTAGAATACATCCTCGCTGCATAACCTAAATTCAGCAGTAAATGCGTTTCAAAATCCTTGCCAAATTGTTTATGTACACCCGCTTTAGCTGTTTTATTCATCCTCCAGTAATCTGACAAATCCAACTTCAGAGAAGGGTCTTGTGTACTGGCTACCAAAAATTGCATTTGCCAATTGTCTATCTCTTCAGCAGTCGGAGAATACAATTGGAAGCAAAGATGAAAACCAGCATCAACTTGAGTACGGTTAATTTTAGTTTTCCATGCTAACCATTGCTGATATTCTGCTAAAGTTTTGTTAGTTTTTAAGGGATTATATCTCTGAGGATAAAGGCAATATTCCACTAAAGAATCAGCGATTTGTTTATCAAAAGCGGCTGTAGAGGGTGTCTGCGTGATGATATTAGTGAGAATAGATTCAGAAAAATGCCTTAATAACGTTTCTCTATCGAAAAATTCTATGCGATCGCTCGGTGTTGCCGCACCTGCCACACAAATTAGTGGCATATAATCAATATACTTTTTAATATTCTCTTCGTAGGCAGGAGAAATAATTTCCCAAGTAGCGTAAATCTCAAAAGGTTGTACAGTTGATGACTTGCTTTTTTTCTTAGTTGTGGCTGCTTCTAACTGTCGATATTTCAGTGCTGGAATATATTGGTCTTTGAGAATGACTTGCTTAAAAGCTTGGGTGTAGTGATACCAAAATAATAAATCCGAACCGAGTTGCACTTCATCGGCATTGTGTAGCGCTAAAAAATGAATATCATTGAGCAGCTTAATAACGTTATTTACTTGTGCAGTTTTCACAGATATCAATGTTTTATAACAATCCACCTGCCAATATTGAAAATCTGTATAGTCTTCCGGAATTTCCGCTTCTAGATACTTAATTAATTCTGGTGAAGGTAAAGGCTGATTATTAGCAGTAGGTAAAGCAAAATATTGAGGTGATACGCGTTGAATTAATTGATTTGCTGGTTCTTTCAACCCCAAAGCTGACGTTAAAAAACTAATTAGTTCAGCTTTTGGTAGATGTCCGGGATGAATATTTTGATGATTACTACGGCTTTTTTTAACTATTGGGGTTTCTATCCACAAATAAAAAGAGCCTGGCTGAATAAAGTCAGATGACGCATTTGGTATCCAGGTTCCATGAATAACTTTCATAGTTTTGATGCTCTGGATTATCTAGTAATTCTAGCTTGGTTAAAATTACTCTACCAAAGTACGGTGATAAATTATAAGAATCTGATTTGATTATCGGGCGTTGTACAAATATCTCGCGCCCTCATCCCCTAACCCCTTCTCCCGCAGGAGAAGGGGAACTAAATCTCTTGCTCCCCTCTCCTGGTGGGAGAGGGGCTGGGGGTGAGGGCAAAAACCTTGCTAAAAAGCGGGTTTCACGTTAAGTTGACAACAATGGGCATCTACAAACTTTTGGTATTGCCAATATTTTATCGGTGCCGTGCCCCTACCCCCGTGGGTATTGTTTTAATTGGAAGTCAGACTTCCGCCTGGCGGTGCTAGGCTGTTACTACATTATTATCTGCTGTTTTCTCTGCGCTATTTTTTAAGCGGGTTAATCTACTTTTGCGGACACGTTCGCTTAGTTTAACGCCACCTGCAAGTTCATATTCATTGCTGTCTTTGCCATACTTGAAACCAACCCCAGCCAGCATTTTATCGGAAATATTGCTGATGGTTTTTTCCATCTCGTCAAGCTTGGTTTTAGAAGATTCAATTACAGCCATAGAATCATTATATTCATCAAGCATACTGTGAAACTGCTGTATTAATTGAGTCAGATTTTGTAAGTTGTAATTATTATCAAATGCTATGTTTGGATCAATAGCTTTGATTCCAGCGACTCTAAACTCAGCTTTTTGTAGAATCCGGGATGTACGTTTCTTACGAGTCATATATTTACTCCTTTAAGACATTTCTATAGCTAGTTTGCCTCAATTGAGCTAGATTCTAGTTCAGCGAAAATAGCATTTTTTTTAACAAAACTTTTTATTGATGTCCGTAATTTCTCTGTATTTAATTATTGAGTGTTATTTTATACCA contains the following coding sequences:
- a CDS encoding SWIM zinc finger family protein, with protein sequence MAKFSRTWWGDRFIQALEQFTDEGRLQRGRSYARGGKVLNFEVEKNKITAKVKGSINPYFGVYKEPTYNISIEITPIAKNRWSEAIQKLSSKASIVSRLLINEVPENIENTFADLGLHLLPHSSKDFKTKCSCPDYANPCKHIAGVYYLVASQLDENPFLLFELRGLSKTELQAKLAESNLGKALSEELNTKEIPLELSTSLYTKLEKQTIAQQPSVREFWLGTKRLPQTIEVGSQSGVSAILVKKQGDFPAFWHKDNSFIETMEELYQRVKTKNQNIM
- a CDS encoding DEAD/DEAH box helicase yields the protein MKVIHGTWIPNASSDFIQPGSFYLWIETPIVKKSRSNHQNIHPGHLPKAELISFLTSALGLKEPANQLIQRVSPQYFALPTANNQPLPSPELIKYLEAEIPEDYTDFQYWQVDCYKTLISVKTAQVNNVIKLLNDIHFLALHNADEVQLGSDLLFWYHYTQAFKQVILKDQYIPALKYRQLEAATTKKKSKSSTVQPFEIYATWEIISPAYEENIKKYIDYMPLICVAGAATPSDRIEFFDRETLLRHFSESILTNIITQTPSTAAFDKQIADSLVEYCLYPQRYNPLKTNKTLAEYQQWLAWKTKINRTQVDAGFHLCFQLYSPTAEEIDNWQMQFLVASTQDPSLKLDLSDYWRMNKTAKAGVHKQFGKDFETHLLLNLGYAARMYSKLWQGLETDQPTGMQLTLEEAFAFLQESAWVLEDAGFKVIVPAWYTPAGRRRAKIRLKASGKKLAPTKGETKSYFGLNSLVQYEYELAIGEQVVTPQEWEQLINAKAPLVHFRGQWMELDRDKMQQLLEFWQSHGDEQPQMNLLEFLQRSAEAGDEWEIEHDEVLSDMMAKLQDKSQLEPISEELNLQGNLREYQKRGVSWLQYLERLGLNGCLADDMGLGKSVQVIARLVQEKAAYEITQTEAIFSSSSPSSPSSPSSPSSPLPTLLIAPTSVVGNWQKEIAKFAPHLKSMVHHGGDRTQNSADFKAACLQHDVVITSFTLARKDEKLLNSVEWQRLVLDEAQNIKNPKAAQTKAILKLSAKHRLALTGTPVENRLLDLWSIFNFLNPGYLGKEAQFRKSFEIPIQKDNDRVKSVTLKKLVEPLILRRVKTDQSIINDLPDKVEQILYTNLTKEQASLYEVVVKDVEEQLQKAEGIQRKGLILSTLMKLKQICNHPAQFLQDNSEFSPERSHKLSRLSEMVEEAISEGESLLIFSQFTEACENIEKHLKHNLRCNTYYLHGGTNRKRREQMISEFQEPDTEPSVFILSLKAGGVGITLTKANHVFHFDRWWNPAVENQATDRAFRIGQKKNVFVHKFVAIGTLEEKINQMIEDKKKLSAAVVGSDESWLTELDNEAFKQLISLNKSAILE